Proteins encoded in a region of the Populus nigra chromosome 3, ddPopNigr1.1, whole genome shotgun sequence genome:
- the LOC133689478 gene encoding uncharacterized protein LOC133689478 produces the protein MAMEKGVYKIRVNSISSGLSKSEIMQGLMRKDWLSNVAQKTVPSRTFGTADPASTSLVRYLIHESSEYVTGNDFIVDAIKEDAGATLPGVPLFSSP, from the exons ATGGCTATGGAAAAGGGAGTGTACAAAATCAGAGTAAACTCAATATCCTCTGGACTTTCCAAATCGGAGATCATGCAGGGTCTTATGCGAAAGGACTGGCTTAGTAATGTTGCCCAGAAAACAGTCCCTTCGAGAACATTTGGCACTGCAGATCCAGCATCAACATCCCTTGTCCGATACCTAATCCACGAGTCTTCAGAATATGTGACAGGCAACGATTTCATTGTCGATGCTATTAAGGAAG ATGCTGGGGCAACCCTACCGGGAGTCCCTCTGTTCTCTTCGCCTTGA